The Aureimonas mangrovi genome contains the following window.
CTTCGGCGATGTCGGTGCTAAGCACGTTCTTCACGGGCGCGGAGACGCTTCGGCCACGGCCGATGCTGGAGTTGACGCCCTTGAAGGCGTCCGACTCCACGGCCTGCCTGCCAGGCGAATGCTGCTCCGGCGCACCTCCGCCGCGGCGAGCGGCCGACTGCTCAACCTCGCCGAGACGAGACTGCAGATCCTCGAGCCGGCCCGTCAGGTCCGACTGGTTGGTGGCGAGCTTGTCCACCTCGGCCTTGGTCTGCTCCGACAGCTTGCCGGTGTTCTTGACCTCGGCCAGGCAGTTCTCGGCCTTCTTGCTGAACTCGTCGTTCACGCGCGAAAGGTCGTTCGTGACCTGCCTCAGCAGGTCGCGGACTTCATCGGCCATAGCGGCCTCCTGTCTTTGAAGGGTGTTTGAGCCGTCAGGCCCTCGTCAGGCTCAGCCGAGCCGCTGCAAGGCGCAGGCGGTCGACTGCATCGTCGTCAGCGCTCGGCATGACGGTCTCGGCGGCAGCGCCCGGCGTGCCCCCGGTGATCTCTTTCATCAGTCGGCGGCGCTCAGAACGGGGCAAAGCCCGCCCGCTGGTCAGCGCCGCCTCCAGTCGATACAGCGCGGGCGCCTCGTTGCGAGTGCCCTCCTCCTGAATATCGAAATCGACGACTGCATCAGCGAACCCTCTCGAGACGGCCTCGCTGCCGGAAAGATAAGTCGTCGCGTCCAGCATCGCCGTCACCTCGGCCACATCGATCCCGGACCGTTCCGCGAACATCTCCGCGGCCGCGCGATCGAACACCTCCATCGCGTCTGCGGTCGTGCGAAGATCACTCTTCTCACCGACGGCGCCCCACTGGGTGTTGTGGATCATCATGAAGCCGAGGCTGGCGATCTGCACCTCATCGCCCGCCATCGCGATCACTGCGGCGGCCGAAGCCGCGATCCCAAGGATTTGCACCGTCACCTTCTGCGGGTGCGCGCGCAGCATGTTGTAGATCGTCGTGCCCTCGAAGAAGTCTCCGCCGGGTGAGTTGATCTGGACCGTGACCGGTCGGTCTCCGATCGAGCGAAGCGCTGCACCGATCCGCTTCGCGGTCACGCCCTCCTCCGTCCACCAGTCGTAGCCGATGGGGTCGAGAATGCTGATCGTGTCGGAGGCGTTCGCTGCAGCCTGCACCGGCCTCCAGTGCTTTAGGGCTTCTTCGGATAGCATGGGGGAGACCTTCGCCCCTTCTGGGGTTCGAAGCTCGGGCAGTGGGCGAAGGCTCATGTCTGATTCTCCTGTGCCGCCGCGTCCGCCTGGTCGATCGGCACGTTCTGCATCTGCGTGCGGATGACGTCGCCGCCCTCGACGGGCGGGTCGCCCTCGTAGCGGCGGATCTCGTTGATCGTCTTGAAGCCGGCACGGCCAGCGATCTCGTGGGCCTCGTAGCGAGCCTTCGTGTCGGTCCGCAGAAGGTCTTCGTAGTTGAACTTCACCGAGAAGCGCCGCCGCTCCTCTGGTGTCATGATGCGCTTCTCGATGGCGGATTCGATCCGCTTTAGGCGGCTGCGCAGGCCGAGGTTCAGCCAGCTCTGCATGATCGCGGAGACGCCAGTCCCCCACATCGTCTGCCCCTCGGCAGCGTGCCCGACGAGAACGGGCGGGATGCCGATCCAGCGGCAAACGTCCTCGACGTTGAACCGTCGGTTCAGGATCATCTCCGCGTCCTTCATCGACAGGCTGATGCCCTTGAAGTCCATGCCGCCTTCCAGGATCATCGCCCACGGTGCGTTCGGACCGCTGTTCGCCTCGACGAAGCGTTTACGCGCTTCTTCGCGCTGTTCGGGGTTCAGCTTCTCACCAGGCGGCATAACGAAGAAGCCCTTCGTCCGGAGCCCCTTCGAATAGGCCTGACCGGCCATCTTCTCGGTCGCGATGGTGATGCTGAGCGTCTGACGCGCGTACTCGACCGGAGAGAAGCCTAGGTCGCCCTCGCCAAACGCCTTCACGTGGAAGACCTTCTCGGCTGGCAGCACGATCTCCTTGCCGCGGTCCTGGAAGCGATACTCGAGCTTGTCGTTGGCGTTGCGGCGCACGGCGGTGTCGGCCGGCATCGGGTTAAGCGCAACCCGCCGCGTCCCGATGAAGGACTTCTCGGCGTATCCGTTGCCCGTCGTACCGAGGCCGAGAACGATACCCTCCCAGAACTCGATGCTCGTCTGATCGGCGTTTGGGCTCTCATCGAGTAGAGCTTGCAGGGGATGGTCCTTCGCAGGCACCTTCACCCCGTCTGATCGCTTCTCCATGACGTCGAGCGACAAACCGGCAACCGTCTCTGCCGTGAGGCGCGTGCCAGCCCAGAACGCGGACAGATTCAGCGCGCTTTTCGCGGTCACGCTCTCGCCGGCCCACGTATCCCCGCCGCCGAAG
Protein-coding sequences here:
- a CDS encoding head maturation protease, ClpP-related encodes the protein MLSEEALKHWRPVQAAANASDTISILDPIGYDWWTEEGVTAKRIGAALRSIGDRPVTVQINSPGGDFFEGTTIYNMLRAHPQKVTVQILGIAASAAAVIAMAGDEVQIASLGFMMIHNTQWGAVGEKSDLRTTADAMEVFDRAAAEMFAERSGIDVAEVTAMLDATTYLSGSEAVSRGFADAVVDFDIQEEGTRNEAPALYRLEAALTSGRALPRSERRRLMKEITGGTPGAAAETVMPSADDDAVDRLRLAAARLSLTRA
- a CDS encoding phage portal protein, translating into MSIWSRLFGKRLTARDGGLYEFFGGGDTWAGESVTAKSALNLSAFWAGTRLTAETVAGLSLDVMEKRSDGVKVPAKDHPLQALLDESPNADQTSIEFWEGIVLGLGTTGNGYAEKSFIGTRRVALNPMPADTAVRRNANDKLEYRFQDRGKEIVLPAEKVFHVKAFGEGDLGFSPVEYARQTLSITIATEKMAGQAYSKGLRTKGFFVMPPGEKLNPEQREEARKRFVEANSGPNAPWAMILEGGMDFKGISLSMKDAEMILNRRFNVEDVCRWIGIPPVLVGHAAEGQTMWGTGVSAIMQSWLNLGLRSRLKRIESAIEKRIMTPEERRRFSVKFNYEDLLRTDTKARYEAHEIAGRAGFKTINEIRRYEGDPPVEGGDVIRTQMQNVPIDQADAAAQENQT